Proteins from a genomic interval of Hornefia porci:
- a CDS encoding YifB family Mg chelatase-like AAA ATPase, producing the protein MLSVVSTAALHGLDAVAVNVETDITNGLPVFHIVGLADIGVKEARERIRSAVVNSGCRMPTARIIINMSPADVRKRGTHLDLPMAMGILADTGQILAEETQSCVFIGELSLDGTIRRVNGILPMLLQMARLGFRRAVIPQGNRREAGLVRGIDLYPASHLREVIDHFNLAAPLPRIGRDERQLPDGGKPGGPDFVDVRGQEYAKRAIVIAAAGGHGLLMTGSPSTGKTMLAERIPSILPGMSYEEVLEVTRIYSVAGLLDENLPYITERPFRRPHHSITPAGLVGGGAVPVPGEITLADKGVLFTAELPFSSSSEIKESKETAETRDFWPSGKIHFGGDWWRGRYWPEICATGWG; encoded by the coding sequence ATGCTGTCAGTTGTCAGTACTGCCGCGCTCCACGGACTGGACGCAGTTGCGGTAAATGTGGAAACAGATATTACTAACGGTCTGCCTGTCTTTCATATCGTGGGACTTGCGGATATCGGCGTCAAGGAGGCGCGGGAACGGATACGGTCTGCTGTCGTGAACTCCGGATGCCGGATGCCGACGGCGAGGATTATCATCAACATGTCCCCGGCGGATGTGCGTAAGCGGGGGACACATCTGGATCTTCCGATGGCCATGGGAATTCTGGCAGATACCGGACAGATTCTGGCGGAGGAGACACAGAGCTGTGTGTTCATCGGCGAGCTGTCGCTGGACGGAACAATTCGCAGAGTGAACGGGATTCTGCCGATGCTGCTGCAGATGGCGAGACTCGGATTCCGGAGAGCGGTTATTCCGCAGGGCAACCGCAGGGAGGCGGGGCTTGTCCGCGGTATCGACCTTTATCCCGCGTCTCATCTGAGGGAGGTCATCGACCATTTTAACCTGGCTGCGCCGCTCCCGCGGATCGGGAGAGATGAGCGGCAGCTCCCGGACGGAGGGAAACCCGGCGGACCGGATTTTGTCGATGTCAGAGGACAGGAATACGCCAAGCGCGCCATCGTTATCGCGGCGGCCGGCGGACACGGTCTTCTGATGACGGGCAGTCCCTCCACGGGGAAGACCATGCTGGCGGAGAGGATTCCGTCAATTCTTCCCGGGATGAGTTATGAAGAGGTTCTGGAGGTGACCCGCATTTATTCGGTGGCGGGGCTGCTGGACGAGAATCTACCATATATAACGGAGCGGCCGTTTCGCAGACCGCACCACAGTATTACTCCGGCAGGGCTGGTGGGCGGCGGAGCGGTACCCGTTCCGGGAGAGATTACGCTGGCGGACAAAGGTGTCCTATTCACGGCTGAATTGCCATTTTCATCATCATCAGAAATCAAAGAAAGCAAAGAAACCGCAGAAACACGGGATTTTTGGCCATCAGGCAAAATCCACTTCGGAGGAGATTGGTGGCGTGGTCGTTACTGGCCTGAAATCTGTGCAACGGGGTGGGGATAG
- a CDS encoding SymE family type I addiction module toxin: MCKGYSGNMSDFPIWRILQQNYSNRKGVIMSDKMIRKLKIYCVTSIQYKDFPKILLQGKWLEQCGFNCGDRIEVHCEEGRLTILLVKQE; this comes from the coding sequence ATGTGTAAAGGTTATAGCGGAAATATGTCGGATTTTCCTATTTGGAGAATCTTACAGCAAAACTATTCAAATAGGAAAGGGGTAATTATGAGCGACAAAATGATAAGAAAACTCAAGATATATTGTGTAACTAGTATACAATACAAAGATTTCCCCAAAATCCTTTTGCAAGGCAAATGGCTAGAACAGTGTGGCTTTAATTGCGGTGATCGTATCGAGGTTCACTGTGAAGAAGGCAGATTAACTATCCTTTTAGTAAAGCAAGAATGA
- a CDS encoding IS1634 family transposase codes for MCMKLWYDRKAKDPAYFIQQGFRNGKKTSTRNVARIGKHSELLAITDDPLAYAREQVAKYNEEWKKSKVKMEMTINFDEKVKATDDPASASTLRNVGYFYLQQLYHDLQIRSFFQSVAADRKIEFDPDLVNRFLTYARILHPGSKFDTCRHLGRYYEQPDFGYQHILRTMDLMQEHYDEYISHLYEHSNNVVRRNTSICYYDCTNFYFEIESPDEDYVDAVTGEIIKGFRKYGFSKEHRPNPLVEMGLFMDADGIPLSMCLTSGSDNEQTTAIPLEQKLTKMFKGKPFIYCADAGLGSYNIRKFNSMGGRAFIITQSIRKLSVKLKQAVFNDCDYRLLSSDQPVSLEDMFSFDREDPKNRALYEDKAYKIIDADNLLDLGFTEEKKYKNGKSRQVKVKGTLQQKLIITFSRKMMEYQRFIRNRQVERAKELLKNIDPETYKKGPHDVTRFIKRTSKGKSGEKATDRYALDKQLIAEEEKYDGFYAIATNLDDDAQTIIDINSMRHRIEDCFRVMKTNFSGRPVYHHNEERITAHFMICYTALLIYQLLEKKLDDAGEHFTTENIIETLQNMNVANVQDMYYMAIYNGSRALTALNGLYPLDLDRKNYLPKELNKKIRKISK; via the coding sequence ATGTGTATGAAATTATGGTATGACAGAAAAGCTAAAGACCCGGCATACTTCATCCAGCAGGGTTTCCGCAACGGCAAGAAGACATCGACCAGAAATGTCGCACGCATCGGGAAACATTCGGAGCTTCTCGCGATCACAGACGATCCTCTGGCTTACGCCAGGGAACAGGTCGCGAAATACAATGAGGAATGGAAGAAAAGCAAAGTCAAGATGGAGATGACCATCAACTTTGATGAGAAAGTCAAAGCAACGGATGATCCCGCTTCTGCCTCTACCCTGCGTAACGTTGGTTACTTCTATCTGCAGCAGCTGTATCACGATCTGCAGATACGTTCCTTCTTCCAGTCTGTCGCTGCAGACAGAAAGATCGAGTTCGATCCGGATCTTGTAAACCGTTTCCTGACGTATGCGCGCATCCTGCATCCCGGCTCCAAGTTTGACACCTGCCGGCATCTGGGGCGCTACTACGAGCAACCGGATTTCGGTTACCAGCATATCCTTCGGACGATGGATCTGATGCAGGAGCATTACGATGAATACATCTCCCATCTGTATGAACACAGCAATAACGTTGTCAGACGCAACACTTCCATCTGCTACTATGACTGCACCAACTTCTACTTCGAGATCGAATCCCCGGATGAGGATTACGTCGACGCGGTGACCGGTGAGATCATCAAAGGCTTCCGCAAGTATGGCTTCAGTAAAGAGCACCGCCCCAATCCCCTGGTTGAGATGGGACTGTTCATGGATGCAGATGGGATTCCACTTTCCATGTGTCTTACCTCCGGTTCGGACAATGAACAGACAACAGCGATCCCCCTGGAGCAAAAGCTGACGAAGATGTTTAAAGGAAAACCATTCATCTATTGTGCCGACGCAGGTCTGGGTTCCTACAATATCCGCAAGTTCAACTCCATGGGCGGCCGGGCTTTCATCATCACACAGTCCATCAGGAAGCTGTCTGTCAAACTCAAGCAGGCCGTGTTCAACGACTGCGATTACCGGCTCCTTTCATCCGACCAGCCAGTTTCACTGGAAGATATGTTTTCCTTCGACCGCGAGGATCCGAAGAACCGGGCTCTTTATGAGGACAAGGCTTACAAGATCATCGATGCGGACAATCTGCTCGATCTTGGCTTTACGGAGGAAAAGAAATACAAGAACGGGAAGAGCAGGCAGGTCAAAGTCAAGGGAACACTGCAGCAGAAACTGATTATTACATTCTCCAGAAAAATGATGGAATACCAGCGGTTCATTCGCAACCGTCAGGTTGAGAGAGCCAAAGAACTGCTCAAAAATATCGACCCGGAAACCTACAAAAAGGGCCCTCATGATGTGACGCGTTTCATAAAACGGACTTCCAAAGGGAAATCCGGCGAAAAGGCCACCGACCGGTACGCACTGGACAAACAGCTCATTGCAGAAGAAGAAAAATACGATGGTTTCTACGCGATCGCCACCAACCTGGATGACGATGCACAGACCATCATAGACATCAACTCCATGAGACATCGGATCGAGGACTGCTTCAGAGTGATGAAAACGAACTTCTCGGGAAGGCCTGTATACCACCACAACGAGGAACGCATCACAGCCCATTTCATGATCTGTTACACCGCGCTTTTGATCTACCAGCTGCTGGAGAAAAAACTCGATGACGCGGGCGAACACTTCACAACAGAAAACATCATTGAGACACTGCAGAACATGAACGTGGCCAACGTACAGGATATGTACTACATGGCAATTTACAACGGATCCAGAGCCCTGACTGCACTGAACGGTCTATATCCCCTGGATCTTGACCGGAAGAACTATCTGCCAAAGGAACTCAACAAGAAGATCAGAAAAATTTCAAAGTGA
- the trkA gene encoding Trk system potassium transporter TrkA — MNVVIVGAGKLGACVAEALIGGDYSITIIDKNANVLQKLSQQLDVMTINDDGRRLSVLKNIGIESFEYLLAVTSSDETNMIIASFAKKLGCHHVIARVRDPEHMNQFDFIKEAMDIDHIVNPDMSITVEIYKYLAEKYTLSNGIFKSGGIAMTEFPTRRFPALVGLTMPDIHEVLPDVLIAALSRNGKVIVPHGDDEVKEGDFIYAIGAKDRIAEIHKKTHEHGKYTNIHKVMIIGGGKTGFYLADRLQEFGASVKLVERDMERCHYLSTNLKNVMVLHSDGTDISLLEEENLDDMDAFVTATGYDEENLLLALTAKQHGIADVISKVSHENYKDLIEQMGVDMVLNPLDISTSNILRYIQGSKRILSSVLIQGQAEILEVIATSRMNMLGVPIHELELPKDVLIAAIHRGGKVIIPDGNTTIEQNDRVTFFSLLSGLGELEKLMKAKK; from the coding sequence ATGAATGTAGTGATTGTTGGCGCCGGCAAGCTGGGAGCCTGTGTGGCAGAGGCCCTGATCGGCGGTGATTATTCCATTACGATCATAGATAAAAACGCAAATGTACTGCAGAAGCTCTCACAGCAACTCGATGTCATGACCATCAACGACGACGGACGCAGACTGTCCGTGTTGAAGAATATCGGCATCGAGTCTTTTGAATATCTGCTCGCCGTGACCTCCAGCGACGAGACGAACATGATCATCGCCTCCTTCGCCAAGAAGCTGGGATGTCATCATGTGATCGCCCGCGTCCGCGACCCGGAGCATATGAATCAGTTCGATTTTATCAAGGAGGCGATGGACATCGACCACATCGTCAATCCGGACATGTCCATCACCGTGGAGATCTATAAATATCTGGCGGAAAAATACACGCTGAGCAACGGAATTTTCAAAAGCGGCGGAATCGCCATGACGGAATTCCCGACTCGCCGTTTTCCGGCTCTGGTGGGTCTGACCATGCCGGATATCCACGAGGTGCTGCCCGATGTGCTGATCGCCGCGCTTTCCCGCAACGGCAAGGTCATCGTTCCTCACGGCGACGATGAGGTGAAGGAAGGCGATTTCATCTACGCCATCGGTGCCAAGGACCGGATCGCCGAGATCCACAAGAAGACTCACGAACACGGAAAATACACCAACATTCACAAGGTCATGATCATCGGCGGCGGCAAAACCGGATTCTACCTTGCGGATCGTCTGCAGGAATTCGGCGCGTCTGTGAAGCTCGTGGAGCGCGACATGGAGCGATGCCACTACCTCTCCACCAACCTGAAGAACGTGATGGTCCTCCACTCAGACGGTACCGACATCAGCCTTCTGGAGGAGGAAAACCTGGACGATATGGACGCCTTCGTCACGGCCACCGGCTACGATGAGGAGAACCTGCTTCTGGCGCTTACCGCCAAGCAGCACGGCATCGCGGACGTCATCTCCAAGGTGAGCCACGAGAACTACAAAGACCTGATCGAACAGATGGGCGTGGATATGGTTCTGAATCCGCTGGACATCAGCACCAGCAATATTCTTCGTTATATCCAGGGCTCCAAGCGCATCCTGTCCTCTGTACTGATTCAGGGTCAGGCGGAGATCCTGGAGGTCATCGCAACCTCCCGCATGAACATGCTGGGGGTTCCCATCCATGAGCTGGAGCTTCCGAAGGACGTGCTGATCGCCGCGATTCACAGAGGCGGCAAGGTCATCATCCCCGACGGGAACACCACCATTGAACAAAATGACAGAGTCACCTTCTTCAGTCTGCTCTCCGGCCTCGGCGAGCTGGAGAAACTGATGAAGGCGAAAAAATAA
- a CDS encoding YraN family protein: MTDKKLLGTGGENFAAAVLYAQGYDILQRNFRCRIGEIDIVCRKDDCIFFVEVKTRTSLIGGRPAEAVDLRKQRRMRGVARYYLMTHGLADCRVSFQVFEIMINQIRDAF; this comes from the coding sequence ATGACAGATAAAAAATTGCTGGGTACCGGCGGCGAGAATTTCGCGGCCGCGGTGCTCTATGCTCAGGGCTATGACATTCTGCAGAGAAATTTCCGGTGCCGGATCGGGGAAATCGACATCGTCTGCAGGAAAGACGACTGTATCTTTTTTGTAGAGGTAAAGACGAGAACCTCTCTGATCGGAGGTCGTCCGGCGGAGGCGGTAGATCTGAGGAAGCAGAGACGGATGAGGGGCGTCGCCAGATATTACCTGATGACGCACGGACTGGCAGACTGCAGGGTGTCGTTTCAGGTTTTCGAGATCATGATCAATCAGATCCGGGACGCGTTCTGA
- a CDS encoding HAD family hydrolase produces MKQKSGKEIRMIALDLDGTTLTGRSEISPRTVEALHRAMEKGVHIVISTGRPWCSLPEAIFGIDGLEYMITSNGAVITRVSGRERIYENCNEPAAVESIVALLRGRGFSVDAFTDGQAYIGAAEYREMEKNGCAFRDADYVLRTRRPVADIFDFMLEHKARLENISIVFRREEDQKEVMRQLAAMDDITLTSSFHNNLEIGGPTTSKADALRFLMRRLSVDSDRLLACGDSPNDSRMIELARIGIVMGNASEHMKARADFVTDTNDNDGVAKAIERFVL; encoded by the coding sequence ATGAAACAGAAAAGCGGAAAAGAAATCAGAATGATCGCGTTGGATCTGGACGGAACAACGCTGACCGGCAGGTCGGAAATCTCGCCGCGCACCGTGGAGGCGCTCCACCGGGCCATGGAAAAGGGGGTTCATATTGTAATCTCCACAGGGCGTCCCTGGTGCTCCCTTCCGGAGGCGATTTTCGGCATCGACGGTCTGGAATATATGATTACATCAAACGGGGCTGTCATTACGCGTGTATCCGGGCGGGAGCGGATTTACGAGAACTGCAACGAGCCCGCGGCCGTGGAAAGTATCGTGGCGCTTCTGCGGGGGCGTGGATTTTCCGTTGACGCCTTTACGGACGGACAGGCCTACATCGGCGCGGCAGAGTACAGGGAGATGGAGAAAAACGGGTGTGCCTTCCGCGACGCGGATTATGTGCTGCGGACGCGGCGGCCGGTGGCGGATATCTTCGACTTCATGCTGGAGCACAAAGCCAGGCTGGAGAATATCAGCATCGTATTCCGACGTGAAGAAGACCAGAAGGAAGTCATGCGTCAGCTTGCCGCAATGGACGACATTACTCTGACCTCTTCCTTCCATAACAATCTGGAAATCGGCGGGCCCACCACCAGCAAGGCGGATGCGCTGCGTTTTCTGATGCGGCGGCTTTCCGTTGACTCAGACCGGCTTCTGGCATGCGGGGACAGTCCCAACGACAGCAGAATGATCGAGCTGGCCCGCATCGGGATTGTGATGGGGAATGCGTCAGAGCATATGAAAGCGCGGGCGGATTTTGTAACTGATACAAATGATAATGACGGAGTCGCCAAGGCGATTGAGAGATTCGTGCTCTGA